In Oryzias melastigma strain HK-1 linkage group LG18, ASM292280v2, whole genome shotgun sequence, one DNA window encodes the following:
- the zgc:101810 gene encoding actin-related protein 2 codes for MDSQGRRVVVCDNGTGFVKCGFAGANFPEHIFPALVGRPIIRSNTKVGDIEIKDLMVGDEASECRSMLEVSYPMDNGMVRCWEDMLHLWDHTFGPDRLNINPSESKILLTEPPMNPTKNREKIAEVMFETYQFHGIYVAIQAVLTLYAQGLLTGVVIDSGDGVTHICPVYEGFSLPHLTRRLDIAGRDITRYLIKLLLLRGYAFNHSADFETVRMMKEKLCYVGYNIEQEQKLATETTFLMESFTLPDGRQVNVGGERFGAPEALFQPHLINVEGAGVAETVFNTIQAADIDLRAEFYKHIVLSGGTTMYPGLPSRLEREIKQLYLERVLNGDTAKLSRFKIRIEDPPRRKHMVFLGGAVLANIMKDKDSFWLSRQEYLEKGLGVLQKLGGGIR; via the exons ATGGACAGTCAGGGCAGGAGAGTGGTGGTCTGCGACAATGGGACGGGG TTTGTCAAATGTGGCTTCGCTGGGGCCAACTTCCCCGAGCACATCTTCCCCGCCTTGGTGGGCCGACCCATCATACGGTCAAATACAAAAGTGGGAGACATTGAGATCAAG GACCTGATGGTGGGAGACGAGGCCAGTGAGTGTCGCTCCATGCTGGAGGTGTCTTATCCCATGGACAACGGGATGGTGCGTTGCTGGGAGGACATGCTGCACCTGTGGGATCACACCTTTGGCCCGGACCGTCTAAACATCAACCCATCAGAATCCAag ATCCTGCTGACTGAGCCGCCCATGAACCCCACCAAAAACCGGGAAAAAATTGCAGAGGTCATGTTTGAGACGTACCAGTTCCACGGCATCTATGTGGCCATACAGGCTGTGCTCACTCTGTACGCTCAAG GTTTGCTTACCGGTGTGGTCATCGATTCGGGAGACGGTGTCACTCACATCTGTCCGGTGTACGAGGGCTTCTCCTTACCCCACCTGACCCGCAGGCTGGACATCGCAGGACGTGACATCACACGCTATCTCATCAAG ctgctgcttctccgTGGCTACGCCTTCAATCACTCGGCCGACTTTGAGACTGTGAGGATGATGAAGGAGAAGCTCTGCTATGTGGGATACAACATTGAACAAGAGCAGAAGCTGGCTACAGAAACCACCTTCCTGATGGAGTCCTTCACT CTTCCTGACGGTCGGCAGGTGAACGTCGGAGGAGAGCGATTTGGAGCCCCTGAAGCTCTTTTCCAGCCTCACCTCATCAACGTGGAAGGAGCAGGAGTGGCTGAGACGGTTTTCAACACCATCCAGGCTGCAGACATCGACCTCAG GGCCGAATTCTACAAGCACATTGTTCTGTCTGGAGGGACCACCATGTACCCCGGCCTTCCGTCCAGGCTGGAACGAGAAATCAAGCAGCTCTACTTGGAGAGAGTGCTTAATGGAGACACTGCCAAACTATCT AGGTTTAAGATCCGCATTGAGGACCCGCCCCGGCGTAAGCACATGGTGTTTCTTGGCGGCGCCGTGCTGGCCAACATAATGAAAGACAAGGACTCTTTCTGGCTGAGCAGACAAGAATACCTGGAGAAAGGCCTGGGGGTGCTGCAGAAGCTGGGAGGGGGGATCAGATGA